One genomic segment of Burkholderia multivorans ATCC BAA-247 includes these proteins:
- the xylB gene encoding xylulokinase, producing MTFLGIDLGTSEVKVLLTDSRSVPLATGSATLSISRPHPHWSEQSPQAWWHATLDAIASVRAAHPAGFAALRGIALSGQMHGATLVDRAGQVLRPAILWNDTRAGTECVELEALVPESRTITGNMAMPGFTAPKLMWLAKYEPAVFRAVHKVLLPKDYVAWRLSGEFVSDMSDASGTLWLDCARRDWSDRMLAATGLSREQMPRVVEGNAAAAQLRDALRREWGIAGPVAIAGGAGDNAASALGMGVTGAGSGFLSLGTSGVLFAGNDRFAPNPDAAVHAFCHCVEGRWHQMSVILSAAASLDWLARAHGTTPGALAARAERADPARAPLFLPYLGGERTPHNDAHARGVFFGVSNEHGADDLAYAVMEGVAFAMADGYDALRAAGTTLDAVSFIGGGSKSVLWARLCANATGLAMLRHADGAIGAALGAARLARLAATGDALAEVCVAPPVVETIAPEPAGVDLLAGRLARYRRLYRALRDEFRRAD from the coding sequence GTGACTTTTCTCGGCATCGATCTCGGCACGTCCGAGGTCAAGGTTCTTCTCACCGATTCCCGATCGGTCCCGCTCGCGACCGGATCGGCCACGCTGTCGATCAGCCGGCCGCACCCGCACTGGTCCGAGCAGAGCCCGCAGGCGTGGTGGCACGCGACGCTCGATGCGATCGCGTCCGTGCGCGCCGCGCATCCGGCCGGCTTTGCCGCGCTGCGCGGCATCGCGCTGTCCGGGCAGATGCACGGCGCGACGCTCGTCGATCGCGCGGGCCAGGTGCTGCGCCCGGCCATCCTGTGGAACGACACGCGCGCCGGCACCGAATGCGTCGAGCTCGAGGCGCTGGTGCCCGAATCGCGCACGATCACCGGCAACATGGCGATGCCCGGCTTCACCGCGCCGAAGCTGATGTGGCTCGCGAAGTACGAGCCGGCGGTGTTCCGCGCGGTACACAAAGTGCTGCTGCCGAAGGACTACGTCGCGTGGCGCCTGTCCGGCGAGTTCGTGTCCGACATGTCGGACGCGTCGGGCACGCTGTGGCTCGACTGCGCGCGCCGCGACTGGTCCGACCGGATGCTCGCCGCCACCGGACTGTCGCGCGAGCAGATGCCGCGCGTCGTCGAAGGCAACGCCGCCGCCGCGCAGCTGCGCGATGCGCTGCGGCGCGAATGGGGAATCGCCGGACCGGTCGCGATCGCGGGCGGCGCCGGCGACAACGCGGCCTCGGCGCTCGGCATGGGCGTCACCGGCGCGGGCAGCGGCTTCCTCTCGCTCGGCACGTCGGGTGTGCTGTTCGCCGGCAACGACCGCTTCGCGCCGAACCCGGACGCCGCCGTGCACGCGTTCTGCCACTGCGTCGAAGGACGCTGGCACCAGATGAGCGTGATCCTGTCGGCCGCCGCGAGCCTCGACTGGCTCGCACGCGCGCACGGCACGACGCCCGGCGCGCTGGCCGCGCGCGCCGAACGCGCCGATCCGGCCCGCGCGCCGCTGTTCCTGCCGTATCTCGGCGGCGAACGCACGCCGCACAACGACGCGCACGCGCGCGGCGTGTTCTTCGGCGTATCGAACGAGCACGGCGCCGACGATCTCGCGTATGCGGTGATGGAAGGCGTCGCGTTCGCGATGGCCGACGGCTACGATGCGCTGCGCGCGGCCGGCACGACGCTCGACGCGGTGTCGTTCATCGGCGGCGGCTCGAAGAGCGTGTTGTGGGCACGGCTGTGCGCGAATGCGACCGGGCTCGCGATGCTGCGTCATGCGGACGGTGCGATCGGCGCGGCGCTCGGCGCCGCACGGCTCGCGCGGCTCGCGGCAACCGGCGATGCGCTCGCGGAAGTCTGTGTCGCGCCGCCCGTCGTCGAGACGATCGCGCCCGAGCCCGCCGGCGTCGATCTGCTCGCCGGCCGGCTCGCGCGGTATCGACGGCTGTACCGCGCGCTTCGCGACGAGTTCAGGCGCGCCGATTGA
- a CDS encoding ABC transporter ATP-binding protein: protein MARIVCNALSKHYDGGPAVLHPLDLDIADGEFIVLLGPSGCGKSTMLRMIAGLEAITGGELVIGDAVVNDLPPRERNVAMVFQNYALYPHMTVYDNIAFGLRRLKLPADEIDRRVREVAQILSLDALLDRRPRAMSGGQQQRTAIARAMIKTPAVFLFDEPLSNLDAKLRTQLRGDIKRLHRRLKTTTLYVTHDQLEAMTLADRVVLMRGGRIEQIGTPAELYGQPHTVFAAGFVGTPAMNFADGTIERAGSSVLLDCNGVRWPLAAPRFAQLQHGRHVKVAIRPNHLRLAADGDARPDALALTGTVELVELLGAEALVTLDWHGRPCAALVPAPMAPAPGTVVALRFDEAALHLFDAGTERNVTLPDANADPVAPATPPAQAAHTVPPAATGWSMSRP from the coding sequence ATGGCACGGATCGTCTGCAACGCGTTATCGAAACACTACGACGGCGGCCCGGCCGTGCTGCATCCGCTCGATCTCGACATCGCCGACGGCGAATTCATCGTGCTGCTCGGCCCGTCCGGCTGCGGCAAATCGACGATGCTGCGGATGATCGCGGGCCTCGAGGCGATCACCGGCGGCGAGCTCGTGATCGGCGACGCGGTGGTCAACGACCTGCCGCCGCGCGAGCGCAACGTCGCGATGGTGTTCCAGAACTACGCGCTCTACCCGCACATGACGGTGTACGACAACATCGCGTTCGGCCTGCGCCGGCTGAAGCTGCCGGCCGACGAGATCGATCGCCGCGTGCGCGAGGTCGCGCAGATTCTGAGCCTCGATGCGCTGCTCGACCGCCGGCCGAGGGCGATGTCGGGCGGGCAGCAGCAGCGCACGGCGATCGCGCGCGCGATGATCAAGACGCCCGCGGTGTTCCTGTTCGACGAGCCGCTGTCGAATCTCGACGCGAAGCTGCGCACGCAGCTGCGCGGCGACATCAAGCGGCTGCACCGGCGGCTGAAGACCACGACGCTGTACGTGACGCACGACCAGCTCGAAGCGATGACGCTCGCCGATCGCGTCGTGCTGATGCGCGGCGGCCGCATCGAGCAGATCGGCACGCCGGCCGAGCTGTACGGGCAGCCGCACACGGTGTTCGCGGCCGGCTTCGTCGGCACGCCGGCGATGAATTTCGCGGACGGCACGATCGAGCGCGCGGGCTCGAGCGTGCTGCTCGACTGCAACGGCGTGCGCTGGCCGCTCGCGGCGCCGCGCTTCGCGCAGTTGCAGCACGGCCGGCACGTGAAGGTCGCGATCCGCCCGAATCACCTGAGGCTCGCGGCCGACGGCGACGCGCGGCCCGACGCGCTCGCGCTGACCGGCACGGTCGAACTCGTCGAGCTGCTCGGCGCGGAGGCGCTCGTCACGCTCGACTGGCACGGCCGGCCGTGCGCGGCCCTCGTGCCGGCCCCGATGGCTCCGGCGCCGGGCACCGTGGTAGCGTTGCGCTTCGACGAAGCGGCGCTGCATCTGTTCGACGCCGGCACCGAGCGCAACGTCACGCTGCCGGACGCGAACGCCGACCCGGTCGCGCCCGCGACGCCGCCCGCGCAGGCCGCGCACACCGTGCCGCCCGCCGCGACAGGCTGGTCGATGTCCCGCCCGTAG
- a CDS encoding carbohydrate ABC transporter permease gives MGRLTARGGIAAPALTVAIGAAILLVAAFPLFWAVLNSLKHLLDIVTPTPRFLFVPTLANYEQVLSSPEVLIGLGNSIAIVGAAVVLGALLGVPAAYAIARYPIRGKRDIQFFLLSLRFLPPVAIAVPLIAIWVDLGLYDTKLSMIVTYLLVTLSTITWLSIPVFRRLPREIEEAAALDGYGPYAVFWHIALPVCASTLLGGIVFSFVLVWNELMIALALTSSRSATLPVVASAFTSLGQEVPWGVINASTVLLALPPLVFVGMLSRLLNSMVKGK, from the coding sequence ATGGGACGACTGACCGCCCGCGGCGGCATCGCCGCGCCGGCTCTCACCGTCGCGATCGGTGCCGCGATCCTGCTCGTCGCCGCGTTCCCGCTGTTCTGGGCCGTGCTGAATTCGCTGAAGCATCTGCTCGACATCGTGACGCCGACGCCGCGCTTCCTGTTCGTGCCGACGCTCGCGAACTACGAGCAGGTGCTGTCGAGCCCCGAAGTACTGATCGGGCTCGGCAACAGCATCGCGATCGTCGGCGCGGCCGTCGTGCTCGGCGCACTGCTCGGCGTGCCGGCCGCATATGCGATCGCCCGCTATCCGATACGCGGCAAGCGCGACATCCAGTTCTTCCTGCTGTCGCTGCGCTTTCTACCGCCGGTCGCGATCGCGGTGCCGCTGATCGCGATCTGGGTCGATCTCGGGCTGTACGACACGAAGCTGTCGATGATCGTCACGTACCTGCTCGTCACGCTGTCGACGATCACGTGGCTGTCGATTCCGGTGTTCCGCCGGCTGCCGCGCGAGATCGAGGAAGCGGCCGCGCTCGACGGCTACGGGCCGTACGCGGTGTTCTGGCATATCGCGCTGCCGGTGTGCGCGAGCACGCTGCTCGGCGGCATCGTGTTCAGCTTCGTGCTCGTGTGGAACGAGCTGATGATCGCGCTCGCGCTGACGTCGTCGCGCAGCGCGACGCTGCCGGTGGTGGCATCGGCGTTCACGTCGCTCGGACAGGAAGTGCCGTGGGGCGTGATCAACGCGTCGACGGTGCTGCTCGCGCTGCCGCCGCTCGTGTTCGTCGGCATGCTGAGCCGTCTGCTCAATTCGATGGTCAAGGGAAAATAA
- a CDS encoding metal/formaldehyde-sensitive transcriptional repressor has translation MSHTIKEKQKLLNRVRRIKGQVEAIERALEEERSCSEILQLITSGRGAMNGLLALVLEDHIRSHLVDADDTHADEGGATEQLVAVVRSYFK, from the coding sequence ATGAGCCATACGATCAAGGAAAAGCAAAAACTGCTGAACCGTGTCCGCCGTATCAAGGGACAGGTGGAAGCGATCGAGCGCGCGCTCGAGGAAGAGCGCAGCTGCAGCGAAATCCTGCAATTGATCACGAGCGGGCGCGGCGCGATGAACGGTTTGCTCGCGCTGGTGCTCGAGGATCACATCCGCAGCCATCTGGTCGATGCGGACGATACGCACGCGGACGAAGGCGGCGCGACCGAGCAGCTGGTCGCGGTCGTTCGCAGCTACTTCAAGTGA
- the dmeF gene encoding CDF family Co(II)/Ni(II) efflux transporter DmeF — MNDFRNAAFGAGHDHIFLGAAHERNERRTWMVIALCAAMMVAEIVGGSLFGSLALVADGLHMSTHAGAMLIAALAYTYARRHARDPRFVFGTGKLGDLAGFTSAIVLAMIALLIGYEAVARLLSPVPIHFGEAIPIAVAGLVVNIVSAWLLSGDHHHGHDHHGHHHHNHDHNHDHNHEHNDEHNDEHDAHAPSVAATRDHNLRSAYIHVIADAAVSLLTIVGLLLARAFGWVWMDPLAGIVGALVIANWSYGLMRDTGGVLLDMNADRRLTERVRHALEHDGDTVGDLHVWRVGPGHMSAIVSVTTDDPTRDARFYHGLLRHIGGLSHVTVEVLPAAAGQ, encoded by the coding sequence GTGAACGATTTCAGGAATGCCGCGTTCGGCGCGGGACACGACCACATCTTTCTCGGCGCCGCGCACGAGCGAAACGAGCGCAGGACGTGGATGGTGATCGCGCTGTGTGCGGCGATGATGGTGGCGGAGATCGTCGGCGGGTCGCTGTTCGGCTCGCTCGCGCTCGTCGCGGACGGGCTCCACATGTCGACGCACGCGGGCGCGATGCTGATCGCCGCGCTCGCGTACACGTACGCGCGCCGGCACGCGCGCGATCCTCGCTTCGTGTTCGGCACCGGCAAGCTCGGCGATCTGGCCGGCTTTACGAGCGCGATCGTGCTCGCGATGATCGCGCTGCTGATTGGTTACGAGGCCGTCGCCCGCCTGCTGTCGCCGGTGCCGATCCATTTCGGCGAGGCGATTCCGATCGCGGTGGCCGGGCTAGTCGTCAATATCGTGAGCGCGTGGTTGTTGAGCGGCGATCATCATCACGGGCACGACCATCACGGTCATCACCACCACAACCACGATCACAACCACGATCACAACCACGAGCACAACGACGAGCACAACGACGAGCACGACGCCCACGCCCCCTCCGTCGCCGCGACACGCGACCACAATCTGCGCTCCGCCTACATCCACGTGATCGCCGATGCTGCCGTCTCGCTGTTGACGATCGTCGGGCTGCTGCTCGCGCGCGCATTCGGCTGGGTCTGGATGGACCCGCTCGCCGGCATCGTGGGCGCGCTCGTGATCGCGAACTGGTCGTACGGACTGATGCGCGACACCGGCGGCGTCCTGCTCGACATGAATGCGGACCGCCGCTTGACGGAACGCGTGCGGCACGCGCTCGAGCACGATGGCGATACGGTCGGCGATCTGCACGTATGGCGTGTGGGGCCCGGCCACATGAGCGCGATCGTCTCCGTGACGACCGACGATCCGACGCGCGATGCGCGCTTCTATCACGGCCTGCTGCGGCACATCGGCGGCCTGTCGCACGTGACCGTCGAAGTGCTGCCGGCCGCGGCGGGGCAATGA
- a CDS encoding MFS transporter has protein sequence MTTSPPTAAKPAIPRTVWALGFVSLCMDLSSELIHALLPIYLVSTMGMSVAALGVLEGAAEATAMIVKVFSGAISDWLGRRKGLLLLGYGLAALTKPLFPLAATPSVVVAARLLDRVGKGIRGAPRDALVADVAPPEIRGACFGLRQSMDTVGAFLGPLLAIVLMFCFGDRIRTVLWFAVVPAFAAIVLIVAGVREPVRTQPRRFRAPLHWRALGAFPRQYWFVVAVGATFTLARFSEAFLVLRAQQTGLDIAWIPAVMVAMSAAYSLSAWPAGILSDRLDRRVLLALGMAMLIVADLLLGAGTSTVSMFVGVAAWGLHMGLTQGILAAMVSETSPAELRGTAFGVFNLVSGVCMLLASSIAGVLWARFGASTTFFVGAALVVVPLALCRAMPRPGTSSA, from the coding sequence ATGACGACCTCGCCGCCGACGGCCGCCAAACCCGCGATTCCGCGTACCGTATGGGCGCTGGGTTTCGTGAGCCTCTGCATGGATCTTTCCTCGGAGCTGATCCACGCGCTGCTGCCGATCTACCTCGTGTCGACGATGGGGATGAGCGTCGCCGCGCTCGGCGTGCTCGAAGGGGCGGCGGAGGCGACCGCGATGATCGTCAAGGTGTTTTCCGGCGCGATCAGCGACTGGCTCGGGCGCCGCAAAGGGCTGCTGCTGCTCGGCTACGGGCTCGCCGCCTTGACCAAGCCGCTGTTTCCGCTCGCAGCCACGCCGTCGGTCGTCGTCGCCGCGCGCCTGCTCGACCGCGTCGGCAAAGGGATACGCGGCGCGCCGCGCGATGCGCTGGTGGCCGACGTCGCGCCGCCCGAGATTCGCGGCGCGTGCTTCGGCCTGCGGCAGTCGATGGATACGGTCGGCGCGTTTCTGGGCCCGCTGCTCGCGATCGTGCTGATGTTCTGCTTCGGCGACCGCATTCGCACCGTGTTGTGGTTCGCGGTGGTGCCGGCTTTCGCCGCGATTGTGCTGATCGTCGCCGGCGTTCGGGAACCCGTGCGCACGCAGCCGCGGCGTTTCCGTGCCCCGCTGCATTGGCGCGCGCTCGGCGCGTTCCCGCGGCAATACTGGTTCGTCGTCGCAGTGGGCGCGACGTTTACGCTCGCGCGCTTCAGCGAAGCGTTCCTCGTGCTGCGCGCGCAGCAGACGGGGCTCGATATCGCGTGGATACCGGCCGTGATGGTCGCGATGAGCGCCGCGTATTCGCTGTCCGCATGGCCGGCCGGCATCCTGTCGGACCGGCTCGATCGGCGCGTGCTGCTTGCGCTCGGCATGGCGATGCTGATCGTCGCGGATCTATTGCTCGGCGCCGGCACGTCGACGGTGTCGATGTTCGTCGGCGTCGCCGCGTGGGGTCTGCATATGGGGCTCACGCAAGGCATTCTCGCCGCGATGGTGTCGGAAACGTCGCCGGCCGAGCTGCGCGGAACGGCGTTCGGCGTGTTCAATCTGGTCAGCGGCGTCTGCATGCTGCTCGCGAGCAGCATCGCCGGTGTGCTGTGGGCACGCTTCGGCGCATCGACGACGTTCTTCGTCGGAGCGGCACTCGTCGTGGTGCCGCTCGCGCTGTGTCGCGCGATGCCGCGTCCCGGCACGTCGTCCGCATGA
- a CDS encoding AraC family transcriptional regulator, producing the protein MNPDLEIVPTHRDESFRAWVHDYPHSVAKWHFHPEYEIHLIQASHGKMFVGDHIGDFGPGNLIVTGPNLPHNWVSELADGERVPSRDVVLQFSRDAIEKMVGAFSELQPVIELIDDASRGVQFPDRVGREVAPLMLELANAHGCRRVEILMSLFDRLSSCRERRVLAGPGYRIDAQHYMSSTINQVLSYLQQNLPGMLREADVAAFAGMSVSTFTRFFRRHTGSSFVRYLNRLRINEACELLMFSDLTVTDICYRVGFNNLSNFNRQFLAMKQVPPSKFRALHRLNEPHGRDDAPPSRRAPSRAPDRTLHT; encoded by the coding sequence ATGAACCCGGATCTCGAGATCGTTCCTACCCATCGCGACGAATCGTTTCGTGCGTGGGTCCATGACTATCCGCATTCGGTCGCGAAGTGGCACTTTCACCCGGAGTACGAGATTCATCTGATCCAGGCGTCGCACGGCAAGATGTTCGTCGGCGACCACATCGGCGATTTCGGTCCGGGCAACCTGATCGTCACCGGCCCGAATCTGCCGCACAACTGGGTCAGCGAGCTCGCCGACGGCGAACGCGTGCCGTCGCGCGACGTCGTGCTGCAGTTCTCGCGCGACGCGATCGAGAAGATGGTCGGCGCCTTCAGCGAGCTGCAGCCGGTGATCGAGCTGATCGACGACGCATCGCGCGGCGTGCAGTTTCCCGATCGCGTCGGCCGCGAGGTCGCACCGCTGATGCTCGAGCTCGCGAACGCGCACGGCTGCCGCCGCGTCGAGATCCTGATGTCGCTGTTCGACCGGCTGTCGTCGTGCCGCGAGCGGCGCGTGCTCGCCGGCCCCGGCTACCGGATCGACGCGCAGCACTACATGTCGTCGACGATCAACCAGGTGCTGTCGTATCTGCAGCAGAATCTGCCCGGCATGCTGCGCGAGGCGGACGTCGCCGCGTTCGCCGGCATGAGCGTCAGCACGTTCACGCGCTTTTTCCGCCGCCATACGGGTTCGTCGTTCGTCCGCTATCTGAACCGGCTGCGCATCAACGAGGCGTGCGAGCTGCTGATGTTCTCCGACCTGACGGTCACCGACATCTGCTATCGGGTCGGCTTCAACAACCTGTCGAACTTCAATCGACAGTTTCTCGCGATGAAACAGGTGCCGCCGTCGAAGTTCCGCGCGCTGCACCGGCTCAACGAACCGCATGGCCGCGACGATGCGCCGCCCTCGCGGCGAGCGCCGTCACGCGCCCCAGACAGGACGCTTCATACGTGA
- a CDS encoding NAD(P)-dependent alcohol dehydrogenase — MKALVLERTRELALRDIDLPLEVGPGDVRIKIHTVGVCGSDVHYYVHGAIGPFRVDAPMVLGHEAAGIVVETGADVTHLRVGDRVCMEPGVPRLDSPATLRGLYNLDPDVRFWATPPVHGCLTPYVVHPAAFTYRLPDNVSFAEGAIVEPLSIGLQAAKKAAMKPGDIAVVIGAGTIGAMTTLAALAGGAARVILADVVPDKLALFDGNPAVTTVDVRTTSLADAVADVTGGWGADVVFEASGSANAYANLVDLMCAGGCAVLIGMPVAPVPLDVVALQAKEGRIESVFRYANIFPRALALIASGAIDVKPFISRTFPFSEGVRAFEEAASGHPRDVKIQIEMD, encoded by the coding sequence TTGAAAGCGCTCGTACTCGAACGCACGCGCGAGCTCGCGCTGCGCGATATCGACCTGCCGCTCGAGGTCGGCCCCGGCGACGTCCGGATCAAGATTCATACGGTCGGCGTCTGCGGCAGCGACGTGCATTACTACGTGCACGGCGCGATCGGCCCGTTCCGCGTCGACGCGCCGATGGTGCTCGGCCACGAGGCGGCGGGCATCGTCGTCGAGACCGGTGCGGACGTCACGCACTTGCGCGTCGGCGACCGCGTATGCATGGAGCCCGGCGTGCCGCGCCTCGATTCGCCCGCGACGCTGCGCGGGCTGTACAACCTCGATCCCGACGTGCGCTTCTGGGCGACGCCGCCGGTGCATGGCTGCCTGACGCCGTACGTCGTGCATCCGGCCGCGTTCACGTACCGGCTGCCCGACAACGTGTCGTTCGCCGAGGGCGCGATCGTCGAGCCGCTGTCGATCGGGCTGCAGGCCGCGAAGAAGGCCGCGATGAAGCCCGGCGACATCGCGGTCGTGATCGGCGCGGGCACGATCGGCGCGATGACGACGCTCGCCGCGCTCGCGGGCGGCGCCGCGCGCGTGATTCTCGCCGACGTCGTGCCCGACAAGCTCGCGCTGTTCGACGGCAACCCGGCGGTCACGACCGTCGACGTGCGTACCACGTCGCTCGCCGACGCGGTAGCCGACGTCACCGGCGGCTGGGGCGCGGACGTCGTGTTCGAGGCGAGCGGCAGCGCGAACGCCTATGCGAATCTCGTCGACCTGATGTGCGCGGGCGGCTGCGCGGTGCTGATCGGGATGCCGGTGGCGCCAGTGCCGCTCGACGTGGTCGCGCTGCAGGCGAAGGAAGGCCGGATCGAATCGGTGTTCCGCTACGCGAACATCTTTCCGCGCGCGCTCGCGCTGATCGCATCCGGCGCGATCGACGTGAAGCCGTTCATCTCGCGCACGTTCCCGTTCTCCGAAGGCGTGCGCGCATTCGAGGAAGCGGCGAGCGGCCATCCGCGCGACGTCAAGATTCAGATCGAAATGGATTGA
- a CDS encoding DUF1289 domain-containing protein, which yields MTMAVRSPCVEVCAFDGRTGYCIACLRTRDEAREWKKMTDHRRHRIVNDRARRQAKLARAASD from the coding sequence ATGACGATGGCAGTCCGATCGCCTTGCGTCGAAGTCTGCGCGTTCGACGGCCGCACCGGCTACTGCATCGCCTGCCTGCGCACGCGCGACGAAGCGCGCGAGTGGAAGAAGATGACCGACCATCGTCGTCACCGGATCGTCAACGACCGCGCGCGTCGGCAGGCGAAGCTCGCGCGCGCCGCGTCGGACTGA
- a CDS encoding SMP-30/gluconolactonase/LRE family protein, translating to MVAMNRIRAVLVAVALAAAAPSRAQNATDWLANTYGTLAAHVGNAARSMWVAPEGVIYTASMWDEEAGGVSIYRNHRTLGSIGAHGEFQGSAITGNATSIFVALQAGKAYGSGAVGRYDRTTKARDRFIQVTASTNQPRVDVVTGLATAGSLLYASDFYGNRVRVFTTDGVWQRDIAVSSPGALALDGAGNVWVAQKHAGTIVQFSATGALLNTIRMAADARPASLYFDAAANELMVGDEGPDMNIKRYAIAGRPALAGTFGVRGGYLDTTTGIKGQVGAKRFTRVAGIGKDAAGNLYVLNNPWGGSWDLGRDGATDIHAYSSAGSLRWTLQALNFEAIAAPDPATDGALFYGGTHIYSGTAGGTLVANTVDPFSYPADPRIDPNDVQRDEHFGHVVSVGGHRILVASGQNPPIFYFFHFNDANGYVAIPDGSLPGPAFNTTRRVTSGFSLDGNGDVWVGLDKTGVIHHYPLAGFDANGKPSWGAPDTIPVPASIQPLTRIVYLADSDTMILAQGPTGGTDWTAIGTRIEVYHGWRAGNTTRPNPVITLPHTTAKSIDAAGDHLFVGYWFGTGQPLPDIDAFNLTTGRLDATLVNTSSATVDASSALDSMYGVKAYRRSTGEYVVMKNNVKASSITVYRWKP from the coding sequence ATGGTCGCGATGAATCGCATTCGAGCGGTGCTCGTCGCCGTCGCGCTTGCCGCGGCCGCACCATCCCGCGCGCAGAACGCCACCGACTGGCTGGCGAACACCTACGGCACGCTGGCCGCGCACGTCGGCAACGCGGCACGGTCGATGTGGGTCGCGCCGGAAGGCGTGATCTACACCGCGTCGATGTGGGACGAGGAGGCGGGCGGCGTGTCGATCTATCGGAACCACCGAACGCTCGGCTCGATCGGCGCGCACGGCGAATTCCAGGGCAGCGCGATCACCGGCAACGCGACGTCGATCTTCGTCGCGCTGCAGGCCGGCAAAGCATACGGAAGCGGTGCGGTCGGCCGCTACGACCGCACGACGAAAGCGCGCGACCGCTTCATCCAGGTCACTGCGTCGACGAATCAGCCGCGCGTGGACGTCGTCACCGGTCTCGCGACGGCCGGCTCGCTGCTCTATGCGAGCGACTTCTACGGCAACCGCGTGCGCGTGTTTACGACCGACGGCGTGTGGCAGCGCGACATCGCCGTGTCGAGCCCCGGCGCGCTCGCGCTCGACGGCGCGGGCAACGTGTGGGTCGCGCAGAAGCATGCGGGCACGATCGTTCAGTTCAGCGCGACCGGCGCATTGCTGAACACGATCCGGATGGCGGCCGACGCGCGGCCGGCGTCGCTCTATTTCGATGCGGCGGCGAACGAGCTGATGGTCGGCGACGAAGGGCCCGACATGAACATCAAGCGCTACGCGATCGCGGGCCGCCCGGCGCTGGCCGGCACGTTCGGCGTGCGCGGCGGTTATCTCGACACGACGACCGGCATCAAGGGGCAGGTCGGCGCGAAGCGCTTCACGCGCGTGGCCGGCATCGGCAAGGACGCGGCCGGCAACCTGTACGTGCTGAACAATCCGTGGGGCGGCAGCTGGGATCTCGGCCGCGACGGCGCGACCGACATTCACGCGTACAGCAGCGCCGGCAGCCTGCGGTGGACGCTGCAGGCACTGAACTTCGAGGCGATCGCGGCGCCCGATCCGGCCACCGACGGCGCGTTGTTCTACGGCGGCACGCACATCTACAGCGGCACCGCGGGCGGCACGTTGGTCGCGAACACCGTCGACCCGTTCAGCTATCCGGCGGACCCGCGCATCGATCCGAACGACGTGCAGCGCGACGAGCATTTCGGGCATGTCGTGTCGGTCGGCGGGCACCGGATCCTCGTCGCGTCCGGCCAGAATCCGCCGATCTTCTACTTCTTCCACTTCAACGACGCGAACGGCTACGTCGCGATTCCGGACGGCTCGCTTCCCGGCCCGGCGTTCAATACGACGCGCCGCGTGACGAGCGGCTTCAGTCTCGACGGCAACGGCGACGTGTGGGTCGGGTTGGACAAGACGGGCGTGATCCACCACTACCCGCTGGCGGGTTTCGATGCAAACGGCAAGCCGTCGTGGGGCGCACCCGACACGATTCCGGTGCCGGCCAGCATCCAGCCGCTCACGCGCATCGTCTATCTCGCGGACAGCGACACGATGATCCTCGCGCAAGGTCCGACGGGCGGCACCGACTGGACGGCGATCGGCACGCGGATCGAGGTGTATCACGGCTGGCGCGCGGGCAATACCACGCGGCCGAATCCGGTGATCACGCTGCCGCACACGACCGCGAAATCGATCGATGCGGCGGGCGATCATCTGTTCGTCGGCTATTGGTTCGGCACCGGTCAGCCGCTGCCGGACATCGATGCGTTCAACCTGACGACCGGTCGCCTCGACGCGACGCTGGTGAACACGAGCAGCGCGACGGTCGATGCGAGCAGCGCGCTCGATTCGATGTACGGCGTGAAGGCGTACCGCCGCTCGACCGGCGAATACGTCGTGATGAAGAACAACGTGAAGGCGTCGAGCATCACCGTGTACCGGTGGAAGCCGTGA